The Terriglobales bacterium genome includes a region encoding these proteins:
- a CDS encoding cupin domain-containing protein, with the protein MEPTVKHEFPDVVVVAAAKARQSTPEPGLTRVVGSYNDKLFLAEHRMEKGWVGVRHSHPHDQLVYVVAGHLKVTCGDQTFEVRGGDSFVVRGGIEHQAAAIEKSHVIDVFTPCRQDYV; encoded by the coding sequence ATGGAACCTACCGTGAAGCATGAATTTCCCGATGTTGTGGTTGTGGCCGCTGCCAAGGCCAGGCAGAGCACGCCTGAACCCGGGCTTACCCGCGTAGTCGGCTCCTATAACGACAAGTTATTTCTGGCAGAGCACCGCATGGAAAAAGGCTGGGTCGGAGTGCGGCATAGTCACCCTCACGACCAGCTCGTCTATGTGGTGGCTGGCCATTTGAAGGTCACCTGTGGTGACCAGACCTTCGAAGTGCGTGGCGGCGACAGCTTCGTCGTCCGTGGAGGTATTGAACATCAGGCTGCTGCTATTGAGAAATCGCATGTCATTGACGTGTTTACCCCCTGCCGCCAAGACTATGTCTAG
- the eda gene encoding bifunctional 4-hydroxy-2-oxoglutarate aldolase/2-dehydro-3-deoxy-phosphogluconate aldolase translates to MTKEQVKQRVIEVGIVPVIRASSVRKAITASEAVYAGGISILEVTMTVPGAFEAITELNKTLGREVMIGAGTVLDAYTANRCLEAGATFLVTPGFKQETVKFANDHGILILAGALTPTEVITAWEAGADFIKVFPCSAMGGASYIKALKAPLPQIPLVPTGGVNLHTAADFIRSGSAALGIGGELVLASALKSGNMAEITELAKKYVAIVQQARQAEPAAIAGK, encoded by the coding sequence ATGACCAAAGAGCAAGTTAAACAACGGGTGATTGAAGTTGGAATTGTGCCGGTAATACGGGCGTCATCCGTGCGCAAGGCCATCACCGCCAGTGAAGCTGTGTATGCCGGGGGCATTTCGATTTTAGAAGTCACCATGACAGTCCCCGGGGCCTTCGAAGCAATCACCGAATTAAATAAGACCTTGGGTCGTGAAGTTATGATCGGCGCCGGTACAGTTCTGGATGCTTACACCGCCAACCGTTGCCTGGAGGCGGGCGCAACCTTTCTGGTGACGCCCGGTTTCAAGCAGGAGACGGTTAAGTTTGCCAACGATCACGGGATACTCATTCTGGCTGGGGCTCTTACCCCCACCGAAGTGATTACCGCATGGGAAGCCGGCGCTGATTTCATAAAGGTTTTTCCCTGTAGCGCAATGGGCGGGGCCAGCTACATCAAGGCGCTCAAAGCGCCCTTGCCGCAGATTCCTCTGGTTCCAACCGGTGGCGTGAACCTCCATACGGCTGCGGATTTCATCCGTAGCGGTTCGGCCGCGCTCGGCATCGGAGGAGAGTTGGTTTTGGCCTCGGCCCTGAAATCAGGAAATATGGCAGAGATCACCGAGTTGGCAAAAAAATATGTCGCGATCGTGCAGCAGGCACGCCAGGCTGAGCCCGCCGCTATCGCAGGAAAGTAA
- a CDS encoding MFS transporter, whose product MGLQSNPSSISSAASSVQASTEAAATPRTWSHCRWTICALLFFATSINYLDRQVLSMLAKTLETSIGWTSIQYGYITGVFQATYAIGLLGAGYVMDRFGTRKGYSVAVTLWSLAGVATAAAHSALTFGIARAFLGLGESANFPACIKTVAEWFPKKERALATGVFNAGTNIGAVVAPLTVPWLALTYGWQAAFIATGALGFVWLVFWLLLYHKPEEHPRISKAELEYIQSDPPDRIETVRWGRLLPHKETWAFTIGKFLTDPVWWFYLFWFPKYMQESFGLNLKQIILPTIVVYNAATVGSLVGGWLPLHLIKRGWSINAARKTAMLIFALCVVPVIYAPFSKNLWLVVALISLATSSHQGWSANLFTTASDMFPRKAIGSIVGIGATGGAIGGVLIQVITGYVVQLTHSYLPIFIFGGSAYVLALLIVQRLAPKLNPVELDYSR is encoded by the coding sequence ATGGGCTTGCAATCCAACCCCAGTTCAATCAGCAGCGCAGCCAGTTCTGTCCAGGCATCAACGGAAGCGGCCGCCACCCCGCGAACTTGGAGTCATTGCCGCTGGACGATTTGCGCGCTGCTGTTCTTTGCCACTTCGATCAACTATCTCGACCGGCAAGTTCTGAGTATGCTTGCCAAGACGCTGGAGACCAGCATCGGCTGGACCAGCATCCAGTATGGCTACATTACCGGCGTCTTCCAGGCGACTTATGCCATTGGCCTGCTCGGTGCAGGCTACGTCATGGATAGGTTCGGGACGCGAAAAGGGTACTCTGTTGCGGTCACGCTTTGGAGTCTGGCCGGTGTCGCAACCGCCGCGGCGCATTCCGCGCTTACCTTCGGCATCGCAAGGGCATTTCTTGGATTGGGTGAATCGGCGAACTTCCCGGCTTGCATCAAGACCGTCGCAGAGTGGTTCCCGAAAAAGGAACGGGCTCTGGCTACCGGTGTTTTCAATGCCGGCACCAACATCGGTGCCGTGGTCGCGCCCCTCACCGTGCCCTGGCTCGCCTTGACCTACGGCTGGCAGGCGGCATTCATTGCCACGGGTGCGTTGGGATTTGTCTGGCTGGTTTTCTGGCTGCTGTTGTATCACAAGCCGGAAGAGCATCCGCGCATCTCGAAAGCGGAACTGGAATATATTCAAAGTGACCCGCCCGATCGCATCGAGACTGTCAGATGGGGCCGGCTTTTGCCGCACAAAGAGACTTGGGCTTTTACCATCGGCAAGTTCCTCACCGACCCGGTCTGGTGGTTCTACCTGTTTTGGTTCCCCAAATACATGCAAGAAAGTTTTGGCCTGAACCTCAAGCAGATCATTCTTCCTACGATCGTTGTCTACAATGCCGCCACCGTCGGTAGCCTCGTGGGCGGCTGGCTCCCCTTGCACCTGATTAAACGCGGATGGAGCATCAACGCCGCTCGCAAAACTGCCATGCTGATATTCGCTTTGTGCGTTGTGCCTGTCATCTACGCACCCTTTTCGAAGAACCTCTGGCTCGTGGTTGCGCTCATCAGCCTGGCAACTTCATCGCACCAGGGATGGTCGGCGAATCTGTTCACCACTGCATCAGACATGTTCCCCCGCAAGGCTATTGGCAGCATAGTCGGCATCGGTGCTACAGGTGGTGCCATTGGCGGTGTATTGATACAGGTGATAACCGGCTACGTCGTGCAGTTGACCCACAGCTACCTGCCGATCTTTATTTTTGGCGGATCGGCATACGTGTTAGCGCTGTTGATTGTTCAGCGGCTAGCGCCGAAGCTGAACCCCGTGGAACTGGACTATTCTCGGTAG
- a CDS encoding sugar kinase has product MKVKSKESCHWDLVSLGEVMLRLDPGDERITTARNFRAWEGGGEYNVARGLKRCFGLRTAVVTALADNPVGRLVEDLMYQGGVDQRHVRWVKYDGVGRMVRNGLNFTERGFGVRAAVGCSDRGHTATAQLKPGEIDWKKIFKEEGARWLHTGGIFCALSETTPLVAEEAMKAAKESGTLISYDLNYRDSLWRSIGGQKQAQAVNRKLAPYVDVMLGNEEDFSAALGFQVPGLDANHSNLDPAGFKTMIEQVVREFPNFAVVATTLRNAKTATINDWGAICYHDGKFYQASNRENLEIYDRVGGGDSFASGLIYGFLTGEDAQWSVECGAAHGALAMTTPGDTTMATLSEVLQVMKGKSARIAR; this is encoded by the coding sequence TTGAAAGTTAAATCTAAAGAAAGCTGCCATTGGGATCTGGTGAGTCTGGGAGAGGTGATGCTCCGGCTCGATCCCGGAGATGAACGTATCACCACCGCCCGTAATTTTCGCGCCTGGGAGGGCGGCGGAGAATACAATGTCGCGCGCGGATTGAAGCGCTGCTTCGGACTGCGCACTGCGGTCGTGACCGCTCTGGCCGATAATCCTGTGGGCCGTCTGGTAGAAGACCTGATGTACCAGGGCGGCGTGGATCAGCGTCATGTGCGCTGGGTGAAGTACGACGGCGTAGGACGCATGGTGCGCAACGGGCTCAACTTTACCGAGCGCGGTTTCGGTGTTCGCGCCGCCGTGGGTTGTTCCGATCGCGGCCACACCGCCACGGCGCAGCTCAAGCCCGGTGAAATTGATTGGAAGAAGATCTTCAAAGAAGAAGGCGCGCGTTGGCTGCATACCGGCGGAATTTTTTGCGCGCTCTCCGAGACCACTCCTTTAGTTGCCGAAGAGGCGATGAAAGCCGCCAAAGAGAGCGGGACTCTCATTTCCTATGATTTGAACTATCGTGATTCATTGTGGCGCAGTATTGGCGGCCAGAAGCAGGCACAGGCGGTCAACCGGAAACTCGCGCCTTATGTGGACGTGATGCTCGGCAACGAAGAAGACTTCAGCGCTGCTCTCGGCTTCCAGGTTCCCGGACTCGATGCCAACCACTCGAATCTCGACCCGGCCGGGTTCAAAACGATGATCGAGCAGGTGGTACGGGAATTTCCTAACTTTGCCGTGGTTGCCACGACCCTGCGCAACGCCAAAACCGCCACAATCAATGATTGGGGCGCAATTTGCTACCACGATGGCAAGTTTTATCAGGCGTCGAACCGTGAGAACCTCGAAATCTATGACCGTGTCGGCGGCGGAGACTCCTTTGCCTCCGGCCTGATCTACGGGTTCCTTACCGGAGAGGATGCGCAATGGTCCGTGGAATGCGGGGCGGCCCATGGTGCGCTTGCCATGACCACGCCGGGCGACACAACCATGGCGACACTCAGCGAAGTCTTGCAAGTAATGAAAGGTAAAAGCGCACGCATAGCGCGCTGA
- the kduD gene encoding 2-dehydro-3-deoxy-D-gluconate 5-dehydrogenase KduD: MILKTFSLEGKNTLVTGSQQGLGAAIANAFAEAGANVACHGLFPEPNDICDKVRALGRKSFFVKGDVSDPAVCTELVERTVKDFGSIDVVVNNAGTIKRAPAAEFSQEFWDQVIAVNLSAVFRISQLAGRHMLKQGRGKIVNIASLLSFQGGIFVPSYTAAKSGVAGITKALANEWASKGINVNAIAPGYMATDNTAALRADADRSRQIMERIPAGRWGQPEDLCGAAVFLASPASDYVNGHILVVDGGWMGR; this comes from the coding sequence ATGATTCTCAAGACATTCAGTCTGGAAGGCAAAAACACGCTTGTAACCGGTTCTCAACAGGGGCTGGGTGCAGCCATTGCTAATGCGTTCGCTGAAGCTGGCGCCAATGTGGCTTGCCACGGATTGTTCCCCGAACCCAACGATATTTGCGATAAGGTCCGCGCTCTCGGGCGGAAGTCGTTTTTCGTCAAGGGCGACGTTTCTGACCCGGCGGTTTGCACGGAGCTGGTGGAACGGACCGTCAAGGATTTCGGTTCCATTGACGTCGTGGTGAACAACGCCGGAACCATCAAGCGCGCCCCTGCCGCCGAATTCTCGCAGGAGTTCTGGGACCAGGTGATTGCGGTGAACCTTTCCGCGGTCTTCCGCATTTCGCAACTTGCCGGCCGTCACATGCTGAAGCAAGGCCGGGGCAAGATCGTGAACATTGCATCGCTGTTGTCGTTTCAAGGCGGTATTTTCGTGCCTTCGTATACGGCCGCAAAATCGGGGGTAGCTGGGATCACCAAAGCTCTGGCCAATGAATGGGCGTCGAAGGGAATCAACGTCAATGCTATTGCCCCGGGCTATATGGCGACCGACAACACGGCGGCATTGCGTGCCGATGCCGATCGCTCGCGACAGATCATGGAACGCATTCCAGCGGGCCGCTGGGGACAGCCTGAGGATCTGTGTGGAGCTGCGGTATTTCTCGCTTCACCGGCCAGCGATTATGTTAACGGGCATATTTTGGTCGTGGACGGCGGATGGATGGGCCGTTAG
- a CDS encoding 5-deoxy-glucuronate isomerase — MSTQTLPAIDRMVFRHTNAKTGRNISVSPNNSTNKHLTYGRIILNASTPSVSFKNGDHETSLINLSGEATVKVGKEEFHLKQYDAIYIPRDSEITVSTNGQVDIAEFSAEVKNRYPLQFVPYSEVEKNPSLKFSTGTPGQQRHLNILVGKNVEAGRLLAGFTFSEPGNWTSWPPHEHAIMLEEMYVYFDMPKPAFGIQLVYNDTEYPELVTVVRDGDAVLMPSGYHPNVSIPNHRIGFLWAMAAHREQEDRQFGVVNVQPAFSQGGSGLEASRK; from the coding sequence ATGAGCACGCAAACACTGCCTGCAATCGATCGGATGGTTTTTCGCCATACCAATGCCAAGACAGGCCGCAATATTTCGGTTTCACCCAACAACAGCACCAACAAGCACCTGACCTATGGACGCATCATTCTAAACGCTTCCACGCCATCGGTTTCTTTCAAGAACGGCGATCACGAGACCAGCTTGATCAACCTCTCGGGTGAGGCGACTGTCAAAGTCGGCAAAGAAGAATTTCATCTTAAGCAATATGATGCTATTTACATTCCCCGGGACAGCGAAATCACCGTAAGCACCAATGGACAAGTTGATATCGCCGAGTTTTCCGCGGAAGTGAAGAACCGTTATCCTTTGCAATTCGTGCCGTACTCGGAGGTAGAAAAAAATCCCTCGCTGAAGTTCAGCACCGGGACACCCGGCCAGCAGCGCCATCTCAACATCCTGGTAGGCAAAAATGTTGAAGCCGGGCGCCTGCTCGCTGGTTTTACCTTCTCCGAACCGGGCAATTGGACCAGTTGGCCCCCGCACGAGCACGCGATCATGTTGGAAGAGATGTACGTCTATTTTGATATGCCCAAGCCCGCCTTTGGTATTCAGCTTGTTTACAATGACACCGAATATCCTGAGCTGGTGACGGTTGTGCGCGATGGAGACGCGGTGCTGATGCCCAGCGGCTACCATCCCAACGTTTCGATCCCCAACCATCGCATTGGTTTTCTCTGGGCCATGGCTGCACACCGCGAGCAGGAAGATCGGCAGTTCGGCGTGGTGAATGTGCAACCTGCGTTCAGCCAGGGCGGTTCGGGACTTGAAGCCAGCAGAAAATAA
- a CDS encoding IclR family transcriptional regulator — protein MPHSKTSSDNRSPYQIQVLDRALAILEALSQDGPDLSLGQISESLGLHKSTAHRLIMVLERHKLVEKNSQTGKYRLGLKLFELGTRAVSQLDLRERARPFLERAVLETGETVHLCIYDDGEVVYLDKVEPGRSVRLASSVGRRNPAYCTAVGKAIMAYLPENQVEIAVQKHGLRSLTRKTISTMMELKAELTKVQELGYAVDNEENEEGVCCVGTVVRDFSGDPVAAISVSGPTFRVGSEKIPFLAKSVISAAEALSKELGFHAMPDVKNGKRNDKRSDKVARARIVNV, from the coding sequence GTGCCGCATAGTAAGACAAGTAGTGACAACCGGTCGCCTTACCAGATTCAAGTCCTTGATCGCGCCTTGGCCATTCTCGAGGCGCTCTCTCAAGATGGTCCTGATCTGTCCCTGGGCCAGATCTCCGAATCGTTGGGCCTGCATAAGAGCACAGCCCACCGTCTGATTATGGTCCTCGAACGCCACAAGCTGGTGGAAAAGAACTCCCAGACGGGCAAATACCGGTTGGGGTTAAAACTCTTCGAACTCGGGACGAGGGCGGTATCGCAGCTCGATCTTCGCGAGCGGGCCCGGCCCTTTTTGGAGCGAGCGGTCCTGGAAACCGGCGAGACCGTGCACTTGTGCATCTATGACGATGGTGAAGTGGTTTATCTCGATAAGGTCGAACCCGGGCGCAGCGTGCGTCTGGCTTCGAGTGTAGGACGCAGAAATCCCGCATACTGTACCGCCGTGGGCAAAGCCATCATGGCGTATCTGCCTGAAAATCAAGTGGAAATCGCCGTACAGAAGCATGGTTTACGTTCCCTCACACGAAAAACAATCAGCACCATGATGGAACTCAAAGCCGAGCTGACGAAGGTACAGGAGCTCGGTTACGCCGTTGATAATGAGGAAAATGAAGAGGGCGTGTGCTGCGTCGGAACGGTTGTCCGTGATTTTTCCGGAGACCCGGTAGCGGCCATCAGTGTTTCCGGGCCGACCTTCCGTGTGGGCTCTGAGAAAATCCCCTTTCTCGCCAAATCGGTTATCTCTGCGGCTGAAGCATTGTCCAAGGAGCTGGGTTTTCACGCCATGCCGGACGTAAAAAACGGCAAAAGAAATGATAAGCGAAGCGACAAGGTTGCGCGTGCCCGGATTGTGAACGTGTAG
- a CDS encoding hemolysin III family protein has protein sequence MQSNPHLEWTDWKEELASSVTHGIGLVLSIAGLSLLVTFAAIRGTAWHVVSCAIYGATLVLLYAASTFYHSFRKAGVRRVFRILDHCCIYLLIAGTYTPFLLVSLRGAGNWIWAVFVLMWGLALAGILLKAFFTGHFAFVSTLFYIGMGWIAIFILKPMLDHLPLRAIFWLIAGGLCYTFGTLFFGWIKVRLSHTIWHVFVMLGSACHFEAVYFYVLPR, from the coding sequence ATGCAGTCCAATCCACATCTCGAGTGGACCGATTGGAAAGAGGAACTCGCGAGCAGCGTGACCCACGGCATTGGACTCGTCTTGAGCATTGCCGGCCTCTCCCTGCTGGTGACGTTCGCCGCCATTCGCGGCACCGCGTGGCACGTAGTGAGTTGTGCTATTTACGGAGCGACGCTGGTGCTTCTTTATGCTGCCTCGACTTTTTATCACAGCTTCCGAAAAGCCGGGGTAAGACGCGTCTTTCGAATCCTGGACCACTGTTGCATCTACCTCCTGATTGCCGGTACGTATACACCCTTTCTGCTGGTCAGCCTGCGTGGTGCAGGCAACTGGATCTGGGCGGTGTTTGTGCTGATGTGGGGGCTGGCCCTGGCCGGAATTTTGCTCAAAGCTTTTTTTACCGGACACTTTGCTTTTGTTTCGACCCTTTTTTATATCGGCATGGGATGGATTGCCATATTCATCCTGAAACCCATGCTGGACCATCTGCCGCTGCGCGCAATTTTTTGGCTGATTGCCGGCGGCCTGTGCTATACCTTTGGGACCCTGTTTTTCGGATGGATCAAGGTACGCCTGAGCCATACCATCTGGCACGTTTTTGTGATGTTGGGCAGTGCCTGCCACTTTGAAGCTGTGTATTTTTATGTTCTGCCGCGCTAA
- a CDS encoding glycosyl hydrolase family 18 protein, with translation MKRTHRVTLSAGVLLLLLFFTLGTTSAQSIPTWQPNTAYATGALVMFNGVEYQCIQGHTSLLGWEPPVVPALWHPVSGTPKPTPTPTPKPTPTPKPTPTPKPTPTPTPKPTPTPTPKPTPTPTPIPGVGNGRLLVGYWHDFDNGTGFIPLANVPQAYDIINVAFATPASGSTSNITFSVFQEGDSQFISDIAVLHSKGKKVLLSIGGALTTVQLNSSGDVQTFVSSVAGIVQKYGFDGIDIDFENNSLFLNAGDTDVNHPTTPVVVNLIAALRQLHNQLGSTFMITMAPETFFVQVGFNNYGPGQFGGDPRAGAYLPVINGIRDVLSYLWVQQYNSGPVKALDDQYYNMGGPDFHVAMAEMVLQGFPVAHTPGDVFAPLRPDQVLIGVPASLNAGNGFLSNSQIETALNYVTRGTSFGGSYQLRNPAGYSNFRGVMTWSINWDAFSSLQFSGGMRSYLDSLPPVH, from the coding sequence ATGAAGCGCACCCATCGAGTCACGTTGAGCGCCGGGGTCCTGCTGCTGCTTCTGTTCTTCACCCTTGGCACCACTTCGGCACAAAGCATTCCCACCTGGCAACCGAACACGGCTTACGCAACCGGCGCATTGGTCATGTTCAATGGTGTGGAGTATCAATGTATCCAGGGCCACACTTCTCTGCTTGGATGGGAGCCGCCCGTTGTGCCTGCACTCTGGCACCCGGTCAGTGGAACTCCCAAACCCACGCCTACTCCCACCCCAAAACCGACCCCGACGCCTAAGCCAACTCCTACACCGAAACCAACTCCCACGCCCACTCCAAAACCAACACCCACGCCGACGCCAAAGCCCACCCCCACACCGACTCCCATTCCCGGAGTGGGAAACGGAAGATTACTCGTAGGCTATTGGCACGACTTCGATAACGGCACGGGGTTCATTCCGCTGGCGAATGTTCCGCAGGCTTACGACATTATCAATGTGGCCTTTGCCACTCCTGCCTCAGGATCAACCTCGAACATCACCTTCTCGGTGTTCCAGGAAGGCGACTCGCAGTTCATCTCCGATATTGCGGTCTTGCACAGCAAAGGCAAAAAAGTCCTTCTTTCCATTGGCGGGGCGCTCACAACCGTCCAGTTGAACTCTTCCGGCGATGTACAGACTTTTGTCAGTTCGGTGGCGGGCATTGTGCAGAAGTACGGCTTCGATGGAATTGATATTGATTTTGAAAACAATTCTCTCTTCCTCAATGCCGGCGACACAGACGTCAACCATCCCACTACGCCGGTAGTCGTAAACCTGATCGCTGCGCTCAGGCAGCTTCATAACCAGTTGGGCTCCACGTTCATGATTACTATGGCGCCTGAAACCTTCTTTGTGCAGGTGGGCTTCAACAACTATGGCCCCGGGCAGTTCGGAGGTGACCCACGGGCCGGCGCCTATTTGCCGGTCATCAATGGCATTCGGGATGTCCTGAGCTACCTCTGGGTGCAGCAATACAATTCCGGACCGGTGAAAGCGCTCGACGACCAGTACTACAACATGGGGGGACCCGATTTCCACGTGGCCATGGCGGAAATGGTGCTGCAAGGCTTCCCAGTGGCTCACACTCCCGGAGACGTCTTTGCTCCGTTGCGGCCAGACCAGGTCTTGATCGGTGTCCCAGCGAGCCTGAACGCAGGAAATGGGTTCCTTTCGAATTCCCAGATTGAAACCGCGTTGAACTACGTCACCAGGGGAACTTCGTTTGGGGGAAGCTATCAACTGAGAAACCCTGCCGGCTATTCCAATTTCAGGGGGGTTATGACCTGGTCTATCAATTGGGATGCGTTCTCAAGCTTGCAGTTCTCGGGTGGAATGCGGAGCTATCTCGACTCTCTGCCCCCGGTCCATTGA